Genomic window (Aquila chrysaetos chrysaetos chromosome 22, bAquChr1.4, whole genome shotgun sequence):
AATGTTGCCAGGATTGTAACGCCTGTAGGTGTggagcagcaaagcaccactGCCTGCTCTCATAGCTTTCCTGCTGCTTCGAGGCACAGCCTGAGTGTGTGGCAGCAAGCACGTATGGAGGAGGGACCAGAATCCATTTCATGGAGTGGATGTGTTGGGTGTTGAGCAGATGTTCTCAGTAAAAATGCTGTGGTATTACGCTTGTGCCCCTGGGTACTGAGGTTCTTGCTGTGTTGTTCTGGCAGTGCATGCCTGCCTGAATGGGAAGCAAGAGCTTGCCATCAGTGTGCAGGTGGAAAATAAGTCTGGAATAACTGAGGTATATTTAGGGTGGTTTGGGAGCTGTGGTTGCCCTGTCCTTTTTTGGCCTTCCTGTAGGGTTGCTTTGCTGGGTTTGTGTTCCTGAATGAGAGACTCGCCTGCGTTGTTTGGACTCTGTGGACCCTTTTTAATGAGACATCCCTGTATCTGGGGCTTGTGTTTCAGAGAGTGGTGGATTGTGTTCTGATGAGGCAGAGATGTTCTTTGCCATCTGATTGCCTCACTCTGTGATTTGCTGGGTCCTTGAGATGGCTGGTATGCTGAAGAGTGTGTTCTTCCAGAAGATAAGGGGAGGTGCAGATTCATGGactggaggaaaacaggaagGTTGTTTACTGTATAGAAGGATGGAAGGTAATAGGGATGAGGAATGAGAGCTCTTGCCAAAGGGCATGTCCGTGCTTCATGGCGAGTGTGGtgtagacatttttaaaacttcttggTAATGGAAAAACGAAACAGAAGATAGAAGGGTGGAAGTAGAAAAGAatgggagggaaggatggggcaggacaaaaaaaaaaaaagggagatgagacaggaaggaagaggaaaaggaaagacaggaaGTAATCTATGCAAGTAAGCAAGAAAACGAGAAAGaatgcaagaaagaagaaacaagaaagaaggaagagatgaTAGCAGAGATTACCAGCATGCACCAACGTTGTATCGACACGATGAACGGAGTGGAGGACCTTAGCACGCTCGTTACTCAGGGTGCTGTGTCAGGCTTGGTGAAAAgtggtgaggaagaggaaggagaggtcTTGCCTGAAGGGGTGTCCATGCTTCATCGTGAGTGTGTTGTAGccatttagaaattattttggtgaaggagaaaaagaaaggaagatacaATGGCTCGGCTGTTTGTGTATAAACAGAAAGCATTAGGACGCAAAGatgaggcagggcagggaaaaaaggaaagagctagTGATAGAGCtaaggaaaggcagaaggaagaagactcaggagaagaaagggtaacgaaaaaagggagaaaaggaaacagaaaatggcagaagggaaggaagaagacaagGAAGGAATTGGTggaagtaaaaagaagaaaagaggacgaaagaaaggaaagaagagacgATAGAGGAGATGACGAGCGTGACGTGACCTGTAGACGGTGAAGAGAGTTGGTCCCCTAACAGCCTCCGCCTCGGTTAGAGTACCGCGCTCCGGCGCTTGCTGGCCCGTAATTAGCGCTGCTGGCCCCGTCTTTTGACGGTGTCCGCCGCGGCGCCGGAGGCGACTGGCGAGGTGCCAGCGGGGGTAGAGAAGAGCGAAggatggaaggagaagggaaaggggagtaAAGACTTGGGCACGTGAGGGCAAGAAcgaaaaggagaaggaagagcagaaagaggaCATCGAaggtggaaagagaagaaagcagaaagaggttggaaagagaagacagaggaagaagagatggaagagaagagagaagaagagaagggaaatgtcaggaaaggaaggaagaaggcgAGAACGCATAAGAAGAGGATAGTGGGGGCGGAAAGAAGAAAGGCcgaaggaaagaggaaaggcgcagggaggaagggaaaaagaaaggaaggaggcaaaGCAGGAGGAGCACGGAAGGGAGCGAGGCGAGAGGCGGCGGGCTGGCGATCGTGGGGAGCGTGCGAGGCGTCGTGGAAGCAGCACACGGTGTCGCTGCAGGCTCAGAAACGGCGTGGGGGAGCGGTGAGGCGGCTCCGCCCCGGTGCGGCGGAGAGCCCGGCTGTGAGCgcgggggggcggcgcggggcgggcgggcgagccGGTGCgtccgggcggcggcggggagccgtGCGGGGGGCCCgtgcgggcggcggcggcgatggGCGTGTGCTGGGGGCCCGTGGTGcgggtgctggtgctgcaggcGGCCTGGGCGCTGGGCGGCGGGCAGGTGCGCTACTCGGTGCCGGAGGAAGCCAAGGCCGGGACGGTGGTGGGCCGGCTGGCGCAGGACCTGGGCCTGGAGGCGGGCGAGCCGGAGGCGCGTCGGCTGCGGCTGGTGGCGCAGGGCCGGCGGGCGAGCGTGGAGGTGAGCGGGGCGAGCGGGGCGCTGGTGGTGAGCTCGCGGCTGGACCGGGAGGAGCTGTGCGGAAGAGCGCGCCGTGCGCCCTGCgcctggaggtgctggtggaGCGGCCCGCTGCGCGTCTTCCACGTGGAGCTGGAGGTGACCGACATCAACGACAACGCCCCGCTCTTTCCCCGCCGCCCGGAAAAACCTCAGTTTACCGGAGAACTCCCCCCCCCGGTTCTCGGTTCCCGCTGGAGGGCGCGTCGGATGCAGACGTCGGAGCCAACGCGCAGCTCTCCTATACCGTCAACCCCAGCGAGTATTTTACGCTGGATGTTAAATCCTCTGATGAGAACAGGAAATCCCTGTTCCTGGTGCTCGCGAAATCTCTGGACCGCGAGACGATGGCTGAGCACCGTTTGGTGTTGACGGCGAGTGACGGGGGCCGTCCATCGCTGATGGGCACGATGGAGCTGGTGATCTCGGTGCTGGACGCCAACGACAACGCGCCCCAGTTCAACCAGTCGGTGTATAAAGTGCAGCTGCCAGAGAGCGCTGCAGAGGGGACGTTAGTGGTGCGGGTGAACGCCACGGATCCAGACGAGGGTCTCAATAGTGAGTTCTATTATAGCATCGTTAGTTCCCTTCCTGCTGTTAACAGAGGTGTCTTCACCATTGATCCCAAGACGGGCGAAATCAGACTGACGGGCGCCCTGGACTATGAAAACGTCCGTTTCCACGAGATACAAATCGAAGCGAGAGACAAAGGTTGGGCCCCCGCTGTCGGTCACTGCAGCGtggagctggaggtgctggacgtgaacgacaacgcgccggAGGTGTGGGTGACGTCGCTGTCGGTGCCCGTGCCGGAGGACGCGGCGGTGGGGACGGTGGTGGCGCTGCTGAGCGTGTCGGACCGGGACTCGGGGGCGAACGGTCGGGTGCGCTGCGCGGTGTGGCCGGCGGCGCCGTTCGGGCTGGTGGCGACGTTCGCGGGCTCGTACTCGCTGGTGCTGCGGGAGGCGCTGGACCGGGAGCGGGTGTCGGAGTACGAGGTGGAGGTGCGGGCGGAGGACGGCGGGGCGCCGGCGCTGCGCGCCAGCCGCGGGGTGCGGGTGCCGGTGTCGGACgtgaacgacaacgcgccggCGTTCGCGCAGGCCGTGTACACGGTGCTGGCGCGGGAGAACAACGCGGCGGGCGCGGAGCTGGCGCGGCTGTGGGCGCGGGACCCGGACGAGGCGGGCAACGGGCGCGTGAGCTACTCGGTGGCGGAGGGCGTGGGCGGGGGCGCGGTGGCGGGCGGGGGGTGGCGGGCGGCGTCGAGCTACGTGTCGGTGGACGCGGAGAGCGGGCGGCTGTGGGCGCTGCAGCCGTTGGACTACGAGGAGGTGCAGGTGCTGCAGTTCGAGGTGCGGGCGGTGGACGCGGGGGAGCCGCCGCTGTGCGGCAACGCCACGGTGCAGCTGTTCGTGGTGGACGAGAACGACAACGCGCCGGCGCTGCTCCCGGCTgccgggggcgggccgggcgTCGGGGCCGCGGGCTCGGCGGCGTCGGGGCCGGGCTCGGGCTCGGGCTCGGGCTCGGGGGCGCTGTGGGCGTGGGCGGCGTGGGGGGCGCCGGCGGGGCAGGTGGTGGCGAAGATCCGCGCGGTGGACGCGGACTCGGGCTACAACGCGTGGCTGCGCTACGAGCTGTGGGAGCCGCGGGGGAAGGGCCCGTTCCGCGTGGGGCTGTACAGCGGCGAGGTGAGCACGGCGCGGGCGCTGGAGGAGGCGGACGGCCCGCGGCAGCGGCTGGTGATCGTGGTGCGGGACCACGGGGAGCCGGCGCGCTCGGCCACGGCCACGCTGAGCGTGTCGCTGGTGGAGGGCGCCGAGGCGGCGCTGGCGGCCGCGGGCTCGTCGTCGTCGGgggcggggctgcggccggcggcgggcgcggagggcggcgcggcggcggcggcggcggcggcggcggcgacgaaCGTGTGGCTGGTGGTGGCCATCTGCGCGGTGTCGAGCCTGTTCCTGCTGGCGGTGGTGCTGTACGGGGCGTCGCGGTGGGCGCCGCGGGCGGCCGTGCTGTCGGGGCCCGGTCCGGCGACGCTGGTGTGCGCCAGCGAAGTGGGGAGCTGGTCGTACTCGCAGCGCCAGAGCCGGAGCCTGTGCGTGGCGGAGGGCGCGGGCAAGAGCGACCTGATGGTTTTCAGCCCCAacttcccgccgccgcccggccccgcggcgaAGGAGACGCAGCCGGAGGCGCCCGCTCTCGTGGACACGGTCAGTGCCCCCCCCCTTTGTCGCCTCTCGCCCCTTCCCCCTTCTTGTGGCCCTGGTCGCCCGGCCCCTGGGCAGGCGCTGGTGGGAGTCGAGCTCAGGCGGTGGGGGCTTGGCGGGTGCTTCGGGCTTGGCGGGTGCTTCTTAAGGGTGTTCACGGGACCTTTGCGTCCTTGCCGGAGCCCCCGGGCTCTCGGTGTGGGGGAGGAAGCAAGCAAGGTGTTGCCGCACCCCGCAGCGGTGGCCGTCCGAAGCTGAGCTTTGCCGTCGTGGCTGTGGGCTGTTGTCCCGTGGAATGAAATCCCTGCCAACTGCAATGAGAGGTGCCACGACATCAGCTTTGCGGACGCTCGGGCTTGCTGGTGTGCAGCATTTCCACCCGAGCTTGCTGAAGGGGTGCCAGACACGCAGGCTGTGGTGGTGGCAGTCCCGCAGGCACTATTTACTGCTTCTTAGAGTTGCTTTTTGCTGACCGTGCTGGTATCCGCTGTGGTTTCTTGTCATAAACTCTGTCCTCGTCCTTATTTGATTCCCTTCTGCGAGAGTTGTGATGGAAGGTGACAGTTGGGTGTTCAGGGTCTTCTCTCCCCGTGgtgtaatttctgcatttttgttcGCCCACCGGAGGAACTATGAAAGTAGGGAAGGCAATACGgacttttcctctgtttttttccaagtgtgttGTAAGGCTAGTTGCTAGTGTAAAGTGTTCAGAGAGAAGAGTGTCACCCAACAAGGTAGCTGTTAGAGACaggaatttccttttcattttgttgtttccaGCATCCCCCAGGTTTTGGTCTCTTGTTCGTGGCCAGGGAAGTCATGTGACATACACTGGtctgttttgatgttcttctaATATTTGAATCAACAGCCTCATGGTTACAGAAGCCCTGGAAACATCTTCTTGGGgaaaaactaacaaacaaacaagcaaaaccgAACAAGcagaacaaacccaaacaaaataaacccaacaaaacaaaacccaaaccagattCTGATACGTAGTCAATGTCATCTGTTGCAGTGGGGTGCTCATCAActcttgggttgttttttcagagcaaaaaatTGATGCTATTGCTATTTAGAGCTGTGACAATGTCACCCGTAGAAACAGTCTTGCTCCCAGGTCTGCAACATTTCCCTTGGAGAGAGCTGAAGCATTGCCAGACATGATGGGTCGTCAGCAGAGAGTTTGCTGACAATGTGTACGTGATacctgtgtgtgttttcttcagtggtCTCATTGATGGGAAGCATAAGCAAAAGTCGGATTGAGCCGGGAAAGGAAACTGTGGCATGTCGTGGAGGTGATTCTGGCACTGGCATTGAGCAGGGCCTGAGCATTTCCTGATGTGAAGGTTGATTTTGAGCAGTGGGAAGACTTGTCTGTGGGAACCGGAAATCCTTGGGAATTCCATGGCCTATGCCATAAGAAGACAAGAGTGGGAGATATGTGCTTTTCTTGAGAACGCATGTTGGAGAGTGGGGAGTGGAGGCTGCCTGGAGGAAAGCATGAGGCAGGATGGGCAGAGAGTGTTCCTGCCCAGGATTCTTTTCCAGGCTCCAAGAATCTGGAGCTGGAGGCCTTCTGGGTCTTGAGATAGTTACATGGTATTGAAATGCCCACAATGTTGTACGACTATCTCCCAGCAGAGACAGTCCCTTGTGCTGCTGCGTGATTGCCGTAGGCAATGTGTTGGTAGGAGGGGGTGACATGCAGACTGCTGAATACTGTCTGATGAACCTTTTGGCTCCTGTTTTGGGAAAGATGTTGTGGGAGGGTAGTGTTTCAACCTGCTGTCCTTGTGTAGTGCTGGCATCTATAGCAGCTTCCACAGCTGTTGATGTTGCCATGAccgtagaatcacagaatggtttgggttggaggaGACCTTAAAGAGGATGTAGTTGCAagccccctgcaatgagcagggacattttCCAGTATATCAGGTTggtcaaagccccatccaacctggccttgaacacttccaggcaAGGGGCATCCACAACTCCTCTGGGAAcgtgttccagtgtctcaccaccctcccAGGAGGTAATTTCTTCCTATTATCTAATCTAAAACTACCCTCTTTCAGTGGTACTGAACCATTACGCTTCATCTTATCACTACACTCCCTTATAAAAAGTCCCTGCCTATCTTTGGTGTATGCCCCCTTTAAGTCGTGGAAGGACGCTATAAGGTCTCTGCggagccttgtcttctccaggctaaacaaccccaagtCTCTCAACCTGTCACAGgggaggtgctgcagccccctgatcatctttgtggccctcctctggacccgcttgAGCAGga
Coding sequences:
- the LOC115334427 gene encoding protocadherin alpha-2-like, which produces MGVCWGPVVRVLVLQAAWALGGGQVRYSVPEEAKAGTVVGRLAQDLGLEAGEPEARRLRLVAQGRRASVEVSGASGALVVSSRLDREELCGRARRAPCAWRCWWSGPLRVFHVELEVTDINDNGASDADVGANAQLSYTVNPSEYFTLDVKSSDENRKSLFLVLAKSLDRETMAEHRLVLTASDGGRPSLMGTMELVISVLDANDNAPQFNQSVYKVQLPESAAEGTLVVRVNATDPDEGLNSEFYYSIVSSLPAVNRGVFTIDPKTGEIRLTGALDYENVRFHEIQIEARDKGWAPAVGHCSVELEVLDVNDNAPEVWVTSLSVPVPEDAAVGTVVALLSVSDRDSGANGRVRCAVWPAAPFGLVATFAGSYSLVLREALDRERVSEYEVEVRAEDGGAPALRASRGVRVPVSDVNDNAPAFAQAVYTVLARENNAAGAELARLWARDPDEAGNGRVSYSVAEGVGGGAVAGGGWRAASSYVSVDAESGRLWALQPLDYEEVQVLQFEVRAVDAGEPPLCGNATVQLFVVDENDNAPALLPAAGGGPGVGAAGSAASGPGSGSGSGSGALWAWAAWGAPAGQVVAKIRAVDADSGYNAWLRYELWEPRGKGPFRVGLYSGEVSTARALEEADGPRQRLVIVVRDHGEPARSATATLSVSLVEGAEAALAAAGSSSSGAGLRLFLLAVVLYGASRWAPRAAVLSGPGPATLVCASEVGSWSYSQRQSRSLCVAEGAGKSDLMVFSPNFPPPPGPAAKETQPEAPALVDTVVDYVPHQ